From Paenibacillus sp. PvR098:
CCGGCAGATTCCGCATTAATGCGAACTAAGCCTGCATCCATCTCTTGAATAAATGATAACATATTTCCGATATTTTGTGTGAAAATAGAGGCACTTAAACCATATTTTGTATCATTAGCTGCCTCTAATGCTTCTTGAATGGTATCCACTTTGATTAAAGCAAGAACCGGACCGAAAATCTCTTCCTGGGCAATAATCATATTTCGGTCCACATCGTCAAAAACAGTAGGCTCCACATAAAAACCATGCTCCATGCCATCGCTCGTAATCCGCTGTCCACCGGCAAGCAAAGTTGCTCCCTCTTGCTTACCTTTCTCTATATAGGATAATACTGTTTTTAATTGACTTTCGCTGGCGCAAGGCCCCATCCACGTATCGCTATTTAATCCGTCGCCAACTTTAATTTCTTTCACTTTGGCTAACAACTTTTCTTTAAATTGATCATAGATTTCACTTTGCACAATGACACGGCTGCTTGCCGTACATTTTTGTCCTGTGGAGCGAAGCCCGCCGCTGATGGTCGCATCCACTGCAAGATCGAGATTCGCATCCGCCGCAACGATAACCGGGTTTTTCCCGCCCATTTCAAGCTGATACTTGGCCCCGCGAGCGACAGCACCTTGAGCCACGAGCTTACCGACTTGATCGGAGCCAGTGAAGCTAATCCCTTTAATATCGTTGTGGTCGATGATTGCCTGCCCAATGACAGAGCCTGGACCGGTTACCATATTGATCACGCCCGCTGGAAAGCCCGCTTCTGCGAAGCATTCGATCACTTTAGCGGCGGTTACAGCCGTTTCCTGTGCAGGCTTGAACACTACCGCATTGCCATAAATCAGAGCAGGCGCCATCTTCCAGATTGGAATCGCAACAGGAAAGTTCCAAGGCGAAATAATGCCTACCACACCGAGGGGAACTCGATTCGTGAACATCAGCGCTTCGCTGTCGGTAGACGGTATGACATCTCCAACTTTACGCATACCTTCGCCTGCATAGTAACGTAGAATCGCCACACCTCTAGCCGTTTCTCCTTTGGCTTCAGAAAACGTTTTCCCCATTTCTCTTGTCATCGTTTCAGCAATGTCATTGAGGCGGGATTCAAGGATATTGGCTGCTTTGAACAGATAATCTCCTCTGGAAGCGCCGGAAAACTTTCTCCATTGCACTTGAGCTTTCTTAGCCGCTTGGACCGCCTGATCCAAATCGGCTGCAGTCGATTTTTGAATATATCCTACAATCTCCTGAGCATTGGCGGGATTCGTGCTCTTATCTACTTCACCTGAGGAAGAAGCAGCCCAATTCCCATTAATATAGTTCAAAAAAGGTTTCGTTTGGGTTTTCTCTCCAATAGTCATCTGTGGTTCAACCCTTTCCATAGTATTCATGAATAATAATGGTTAGTCCTCTAATACTGCCTGGGCTTCATATCGTTTGGCAGCACTTAATAGCTCAGAATGAATTTCCTTCGACAATACAATCCCGTTTGTGCGGGATTCTTCAGCCCTTGCATATTCAAGATCACCTGGCATGTATACTCTATCAAAACCTTTGGCCGGTGCGCTGTCTCTGGTCTCACGCTCTTTATCTGCCATTCGATCTAGGAACGCATCAAGCGGCATCATCGCGTTTACATGGAGGGCAGCGAACATATGGCCCAGGTTTTGCGGTACCGGGTCATCATAAAAGCGCGGAACTTGCGATCCATACAGCGCCCCGGTCAGCACACCCGTCAAAATATCAACCATAATGGCCAAACCGGAGCCCTTAGCTCCGCCAAAAGGCAAGAGACTTCCTTTTAACGCTTCATGAGGATCGCTTGTTTCTTGTCCGTCTACCGTGATGGCCCAATCCGTCGGAATCGGCTTGCCGATCTTGGAGGCTAGCGTGATTTTGCCTCTGGCCTGGTTGCTAGTAGCCATATCCAGCATAATCGGTTTGCCGGATGGAGATGGCACAGCAATCGAAATCGGATTCGTTCCTAAAGTAGGCACCTTGGAGCCGAACGGAACCATAACAGGAGAGGTATTGGTCATCGAGATCCCAATCATTCCTTGGGCGGCAATTTGAGAAGTCCAATAGGCTGCTGTCCCATAATGATTCGAATTCCGGACCCCAACCCAAGAGCTGCCATATTCCTTCGCTTTCTTGACCGCTACATCAACGGCTTCCTGGGAAACAATCTGGCCCCACCCATTTCCCGCATCAAGAAGTGCGGTTGTTGGTGTTTCAGAAACCACGGTGATATTCGTTTCCTTCGTCACCAGGTTATTGTCAAGTCTTACCAAGTAGTCATTCAGCTTAGATACACCATGAGAATGAACGCCTGTCATGTTCGCATGAACAAGGGAATCCGCGATAATGGCCGAATCACGCTCAGGGATTCCAGCTGCGATCAAAACGTTTTTACAAAACGCAGTCAATTTTTCTGGAGAAACTCGAATGTCCGACATGGTTTACCCCCTGATTGTGCTGGATTCAATGGCTGTATTTTGGGGAAAGCGATCCAATGCATGTTTTAAAATGCTCTCCAGCTGAGCGTAATGATCTTTCTCAACAGGAATCAGCGGCGCCCGCACCTTACCGCCGACGGGTAACCCCATGATCTCCATACCAGCCTTGATTAAGGAAACGGCATAGCCTTTTCTTTGTTTACGAATATTGTTGATCGGGAAAATCACTTCTTTATATAGTTCGTTCAATAATGAATGATTATTTTCTTGGACTGCGTTATAAAACATTCTCGAAATGTGAGGAATATAGTTCGAAATAGCCGATGAATAGGATGTAAAGCCTAAAGGAACATAAGCCGGATACGTTACTTCGGCGAACGGCATTCCATTGACCCAGTTCAGGCGATTCCCTATGGTCTGAACGAACTCGATGTTACTCTCCATCTTCCCTACACCGTCTTTGAGACCAATGAGCTGGGGGAGCTCGGTTAATTTCCTTAAGGTATCTAATGACAATACGGCATTGTCCCGTTGATAAATAATGGCATTGAGATCCGTAGATTCGATAATGGCTTTAAAGTACTCGTATAAGCCTGACTGTTCTCCATTGATTAAGTAAGGAGGTAATATTAAATATCCGTCAGCCCCTTTGGACTGAGTCATACGCGCCAATTCGACGGCCTCTTTGATATTTCCACCAACGCCTGTGTAAACAGGAAGCCTTCCTTTGCTCAGCGAAACGGCAAGCTCAACGATGGATTCATATTCGCTGCGTGTCAGCGACTGAAATTCTCCCGCACCGGCAGAAACATAAATCGCATCCAGTCCTCCGTCAATCAAAAAGT
This genomic window contains:
- the gucD gene encoding alpha-ketoglutaric semialdehyde dehydrogenase GucD; its protein translation is MTIGEKTQTKPFLNYINGNWAASSSGEVDKSTNPANAQEIVGYIQKSTAADLDQAVQAAKKAQVQWRKFSGASRGDYLFKAANILESRLNDIAETMTREMGKTFSEAKGETARGVAILRYYAGEGMRKVGDVIPSTDSEALMFTNRVPLGVVGIISPWNFPVAIPIWKMAPALIYGNAVVFKPAQETAVTAAKVIECFAEAGFPAGVINMVTGPGSVIGQAIIDHNDIKGISFTGSDQVGKLVAQGAVARGAKYQLEMGGKNPVIVAADANLDLAVDATISGGLRSTGQKCTASSRVIVQSEIYDQFKEKLLAKVKEIKVGDGLNSDTWMGPCASESQLKTVLSYIEKGKQEGATLLAGGQRITSDGMEHGFYVEPTVFDDVDRNMIIAQEEIFGPVLALIKVDTIQEALEAANDTKYGLSASIFTQNIGNMLSFIQEMDAGLVRINAESAGVELQAPFGGMKQSSSHSREQGLAAIEFYTSIKTIFVKA
- a CDS encoding Ldh family oxidoreductase, with amino-acid sequence MSDIRVSPEKLTAFCKNVLIAAGIPERDSAIIADSLVHANMTGVHSHGVSKLNDYLVRLDNNLVTKETNITVVSETPTTALLDAGNGWGQIVSQEAVDVAVKKAKEYGSSWVGVRNSNHYGTAAYWTSQIAAQGMIGISMTNTSPVMVPFGSKVPTLGTNPISIAVPSPSGKPIMLDMATSNQARGKITLASKIGKPIPTDWAITVDGQETSDPHEALKGSLLPFGGAKGSGLAIMVDILTGVLTGALYGSQVPRFYDDPVPQNLGHMFAALHVNAMMPLDAFLDRMADKERETRDSAPAKGFDRVYMPGDLEYARAEESRTNGIVLSKEIHSELLSAAKRYEAQAVLED
- the kdgD gene encoding 5-dehydro-4-deoxyglucarate dehydratase, yielding MSNLTNQIKGILGFPVAPFKDNDQLDEQALAANINFLIDGGLDAIYVSAGAGEFQSLTRSEYESIVELAVSLSKGRLPVYTGVGGNIKEAVELARMTQSKGADGYLILPPYLINGEQSGLYEYFKAIIESTDLNAIIYQRDNAVLSLDTLRKLTELPQLIGLKDGVGKMESNIEFVQTIGNRLNWVNGMPFAEVTYPAYVPLGFTSYSSAISNYIPHISRMFYNAVQENNHSLLNELYKEVIFPINNIRKQRKGYAVSLIKAGMEIMGLPVGGKVRAPLIPVEKDHYAQLESILKHALDRFPQNTAIESSTIRG